The following are encoded together in the Methylorubrum sp. B1-46 genome:
- a CDS encoding efflux RND transporter periplasmic adaptor subunit — MRFFSAAALRMAVLALGLSAGTPTMSLAHEGHDHGNETPAAPVAAAPRGASSTDALELVAIARNGRLVVFLDRADSNAPVTDAVVEAETPEGPAKALPLPDGSYGLDAHWSQHSGAHDVLFTVTVNGSADLFPVTLNVPEPPPAPPAAGASAWAAGLAAAHDFQSHLKEADPLAFAIGGAGFVLGIAVTLLMRRRRYLPATALVALVLALALAPRAFAAEGHDHGGRPAPHALPMAAPSTGGQDLARRLPDGAIFVPKPTQRVLAVRTVVTASDTLRRTVELPGRIVPDPSASGVVQSSVGGRLSPPESGIFPRLGTRVRKGEVLAYVTPPVQAVDASDMRQRQGELDQQIAITERRVERYRKLAPGGSVSQVQLEDAQAELKGLLDRRAALDNIRQKPEALEAPVDGVIAEANAVAGQMASPGVQVFQIVDPARLWVEALSFDALAGGQDATARMADGRILRLAYMGAGLADRSQAVPMHFAVLGGPPELRTGQFITVLAATDAQQEGLALPRTSVVRGGNGQSIVYEHAAPERFEPREVRVEPLDAGRVLVVSGIAPGKRIVSQGAELLNQVR, encoded by the coding sequence ATGCGTTTTTTCTCCGCCGCCGCCCTGCGGATGGCTGTCCTCGCGCTCGGCCTGTCGGCCGGGACGCCGACGATGTCCCTTGCCCACGAGGGCCACGATCACGGCAACGAGACGCCGGCCGCGCCGGTGGCCGCCGCGCCGCGCGGTGCTTCGAGCACGGACGCGCTCGAACTCGTCGCCATTGCCCGCAACGGCCGGCTGGTGGTCTTCCTCGACCGCGCGGATTCCAACGCGCCGGTCACGGACGCCGTGGTCGAGGCCGAGACTCCGGAAGGCCCCGCCAAAGCCCTGCCTCTGCCGGACGGCAGCTACGGGCTCGATGCGCATTGGAGCCAGCATTCCGGTGCGCACGACGTGCTCTTCACCGTGACGGTGAACGGAAGCGCCGACCTGTTCCCGGTGACACTGAATGTCCCGGAGCCGCCACCAGCGCCACCCGCAGCGGGTGCCTCGGCCTGGGCAGCCGGCCTCGCGGCGGCTCACGACTTCCAGAGCCACCTCAAGGAAGCCGATCCGCTCGCGTTCGCCATCGGTGGCGCCGGCTTCGTCCTCGGCATCGCCGTCACGCTGCTGATGCGCAGGCGGCGCTACTTGCCCGCCACGGCCCTGGTCGCGCTCGTCTTGGCCCTTGCGCTCGCCCCCCGCGCCTTCGCGGCCGAGGGCCACGACCACGGCGGCAGGCCCGCGCCCCACGCCTTGCCGATGGCCGCGCCGTCCACCGGCGGACAGGATCTGGCACGACGCCTGCCGGATGGGGCGATCTTCGTGCCCAAGCCGACCCAGCGGGTGCTCGCGGTCCGGACCGTGGTGACCGCCTCCGATACGCTCCGCCGCACCGTCGAGCTGCCGGGGCGCATCGTTCCCGATCCGAGCGCCAGCGGCGTCGTCCAATCCTCGGTCGGCGGCCGGCTGTCGCCACCGGAATCCGGCATCTTCCCGCGCCTGGGCACGCGGGTGCGCAAGGGTGAGGTGCTGGCCTATGTCACGCCGCCGGTCCAGGCGGTGGATGCCTCCGACATGCGCCAGCGCCAGGGGGAACTCGATCAGCAGATCGCCATCACGGAGCGCCGCGTCGAGCGCTACCGCAAGCTCGCGCCGGGCGGCTCCGTCTCGCAGGTCCAGCTCGAGGATGCCCAGGCCGAACTCAAGGGCCTGCTCGACCGCCGCGCGGCCCTCGACAACATTCGTCAGAAGCCGGAAGCGCTGGAGGCGCCGGTTGACGGGGTCATCGCCGAGGCGAACGCGGTGGCCGGCCAGATGGCGAGCCCCGGCGTGCAGGTCTTTCAGATCGTCGATCCTGCCCGCCTCTGGGTGGAGGCCCTGAGCTTCGATGCGCTGGCCGGTGGGCAGGACGCCACGGCCCGGATGGCCGACGGACGGATCCTGCGGCTCGCCTATATGGGGGCGGGCTTGGCCGACCGCAGCCAGGCGGTGCCGATGCACTTCGCCGTGCTCGGGGGCCCGCCTGAGCTGCGCACCGGACAATTTATCACCGTGTTGGCCGCGACCGACGCGCAGCAGGAGGGCTTGGCCCTGCCGCGCACCAGCGTGGTCCGCGGCGGCAACGGGCAGAGCATCGTCTACGAGCACGCCGCGCCCGAGCGCTTCGAGCCGCGCGAGGTCCGGGTCGAACCGCTCGATGCCGGGCGGGTCCTCGTGGTGTCGGGGATCGCTCCGGGCAAGCGGATCGTCAGCCAGGGCGCCGAACTCCTCAATCAGGTCCGCTGA